The window TATCAATTCTTTTTTTTGCTGGCTGCCGGTTTTAATAAACTTATTACCTGCTTCATCTATTCCTTCTGTATCTGCAAAAGAATTGCTTAAAATAACATTGTTGATATAATCAAAACCCTTAGTAAAATCTTGAGCTCTCATTTTTTGATTGGCTATACTTTTAACCAATAGCCTCTGTTTCATCTCTTCATTTTTATATTGGCTGTCATAAACCCTTCTTGCAAAAGGACTCGATAAACCTTTGGATGTATCGTTATAAACATTGACCTTAAAATTTTCCCACTTCTTTTCGTAGTTTTCCCAATCGTTACTGTTTTGCATATCAAGGGCAAACTGATTGAATGCCTCCATATCTTTTAAAGCTGCATCCTGCACCTCCATTTGAGCCTTTAACTGTAATTCCTTATCTGCTGCATTTAAAACAGATTCCACTGCTCCAGACGCTGCCTGAAATGCATCAAAAATTCCACGTTTACCCATAACTTACATCTCCTTAAAACATATTCATATAGGGGCCTCTATATTTTCTCTTGTAATCTGAAAAATCTCTCTTGTAATTTGCTAAAGCTGCAGCTGTGCTTCCAAAATTTCCGGCTCTGCCGCCAAAACTTCCTCCGCCCCAATTTTTAGCAAACCCGGCAATGTTTGATCCAAAATTAAAACCTGAACCAAATCCTCCGAAAAGGTCTGTTAATCCATCCAGAAATGAATAAGCAGCTCTATCATAAGCTCTCTGCATAGCTTGTTGTTTAAACTCTCCGCCTAAATTCTGCAAGTTAATACTTCCCTGTAAATCAGCTCTTCGATTTGCAATTTTTTGATTAAACAGATTAACTGCTCGGCCACCTTCAGAGTAATCATCTCTTAACTGCTTTGAATCCCTAAAAGCTTTGTTTGCTGCATCTCTCTCCTCGTCTATCCTAAACATTCCGCCCTTCAAGTTACTAAAGGCACTCATTAAGCTTATTTCCTTTTGCGTTTCTCTTTGCTTTTTCATAAGGGCTAGGTCCTGATTAAAATTTTCTTCATTTTGACTTAATAGCCCCTCGCTTGAGTTAGCTCCGGCCCTAACTCCGCTTGTGCCTAATGCTGCCTTAAAAGCACCTTGCGTATTCTGAAAATTCTGCTTTCCTCGCTGTTCCTGATGTAAAAGGCTCTCATCCTGTGCGTTGCTTTGCTTTATAGCAAGATTAAATGCACGGCCTGTTAAGGTTTCGTCAAGGTCTGCCCTCATGTCTATGCGCTCGCCTTGATGCCATATATCGTCTGCCTTTCTAAAAGCATCCTCTTGCTCTATCTTAAAAACAGACTTTGCATAATTTATTTCTCTTTCGGCGGCCGCTCTTTGCTCTGCAATTTGAGCTTCCCGCATACGTCTTTCTTCTTCCTGCCTTGCTCTTATTTCTGCTTGTTCTTGTTGTGATCTATTCCAACCTTGGAATATGTTAAAGCCTGCACCTAAAGCACCAAAGGCAAGCCCTAATCCCATCAGTAAACCCATTAAAAACCTCCTTTAAGCCAGATTTGCATTAACGGCTAAAATCTCACACCTTTCGGGCCTTTTCATTTCAAGTTTAAAAAATACATCTCTATTAAAATTCCCCTCAACAGGAACCGAAACCACCCCGCTAAAAGGCTCATCTTCATATATAGTTTGCTCTCTTGTTTCCGTCTGACTTACAAGCGGTAAATAAGAATCTAAAAACCTTATCAATAAAGCTGCGATGCGTTTTTTATTGTTATCTGCACTGTTTATAACCGGCAAACTTTCAACAGTTGATGTGTATTCATAACCTATATACATCTCTTTTGAAAAATCCTTGTATTCATCAGGCAGTTCTTCTAATTTGAATATTTTTTTTTCTTTTGGGATAAATACGCTTGATAATTCGTATTCATCCGGTTTAGTTTCACTTGTGTATTTACTGAAGGAGTCAAGGTAAATAGTTTTATCCTTTTCTGTCTCTGTAATTTTTTCAAGATAAAAAATACCTTTTCTTTCAACCTCAAAATAAACATCATCAAATCCTTTTAGCCCCGGAACCGTTACTATATTTTTAATCTTGCCGTTTCCTAAAACAATCTTAGTCCATGCTGCAATGCCTGTATTCTTGTCATACAACAAAACGCAAGCGCTTCCATCCTCAAGGCTTAAATATATTTTTTGTACCGGCGAATTCGTATAATCAAAATCTACGGCCTTACTTTCAATCAATAAATGAGAGGCGGCTTGTGTAAGGTCAATAGACTTATAAGTGTGCTCTTGGAAGTCATAAGCATAATCCCTTAAACTGCGGCCGCCCTGTCCTATATAAATAACCGATCGGCCGATTAAAGAGCCTTGAAGATCCGCAACCCCATACCGGCTTTGTAGTTGTACCTCTATTCTTTGTGCCGTTACTCCATCGCTCATAACCCATTCAGAGCTTTCCGTCCCTATAATTAAGTCTTTTGAAGGTGTAATCCATTTGATTTTATCGTTCTTATCGCTTCCTATCTCAAAATAAAAAGCATGATCGGGTGCTGTTACATTGTTTATAATTTCAGTGTCTTTGTAATCGTCTGCCTGCGGGCTGTCTGCATTTCTCCATAAATGAATCGATAAAACGATATCCTCTTTATCGACTGTAGCAGGCTTTGATATTTTCATAGAGTCCGATGTTACCGATAAGACTTTAGTATCTTTCGGTATGCCCTTATGTCCGGATACATAATAATCTGTGATATTTGTAATGTCTGTAAAATCTTTTGTAAGTTCCGTTAATACATCGCTATCCTTTACTGCCTTTGCACTAAAGACTCGTAAATCGGGATTTTTTAACTGAGTTGTTTTAGAAACAACCGTATCAAAATAAGTAAAGTTTTCGTATTCAAAAACCTTGCTTGCCCATATCTTCTGTGGCTCCCTTATCGTGCTTGCAAAAAATAACCGTCCTTGAAAAAGAGCAACACAAGAAGGGTAGTTGTCGCTTCCTTGGAACGGCAGCTTATGAGCATTGCCGGTAATGTTCAAGCTACCGAATGTAAATGCATCTCCACCCTGCCATTTAATGACATAGGGCTTATAATGCCTATGTGCCAAATAAAGACTATCGTATGTTTGCGCATATTGTATTTCAGATAAATCACTTTTTTGATAAAGCGGTAAATCGGGAGTAGGGCTAAACTCTACAGGGAAACCTGCAAGAGTAAGAAGCGAGCCGTTTTTCCATATACGGATATATTCGCTCCCTATTTCAAAAATAAAGGATAAGGTGTTATTGACTATAAAAGGAATAAGGCGTGCATAACCTTTGAGCTTGCCTATTCTTTCGGTTCCGCCCCGTCTTTTAATCCCTCCGGTTTGCATGATATCAAAGTTTTCAAGACGTGAAACGCTGTTCTGATAAATAGGTAAATCGATCCTGCCATAAAGATTTTTACTTACCTCTCCGCCTGCAAAATTCGTAACCAACATATCATCCTCTTTTTAATCGAACCACCAAGAATTCCCTTTTTTCTTTCCGGCGCTTAAAGTCTTAGTATTTCTATAGGCTGCTTCTTCAATCATTGCGGCCTCCTGCAAAAGCATTTTATGTAATTCAGGTTTACCCGATAATTCTAAGGCAAATTTACTGGCAAGCCTTAATTCAAAGGCCTGATAAAACATAGCTTCATATTCGGGCGGATCATAATCGGGAAAATCATCATCAACATTTCCCATTCCTTCCGGTAATTTTCCATTGGTAATATAAAGTAAAACCGCTTCAGCTGCATCAGTATAAAGCGTTTTTCCTTCAACGATATAATAACTTTTATCTTTTAACTCTATAATTTTCCCGCAATCTATCGGGAGCTTAAAAGCTCCTGAGTAGTCGGTGTGATTTTCAGATAAATCTTTTTCAAGTCTTGCCCTTTTTTTTCCGCTAGTCCACGGTATCATCTCAAGGCTTTCTAACATGGTAGGTAAATAAAACTTTTTAACAAGTAAAAAACTTTTTGACTCTTTGTCAGTCTCATTTAATTGAGGCTCTCCGACGGCCGATAAAGCCCTGTTTGCAAGCTGTCTATCTATATTCATTTATCCCTCTTTTAAAGATGAGGCTTTAAGACATTAATCGAAAATAAAAGCCAAGTGAGGAGAAAAACTTTTTAATCTTCTCATAATGCCTTATCACCTCAAAAAGTAATCAATCTATACGGGATCAAAGAATTCTGAAGTCTCTTTGCTCGTAACCAAAATATCACCGGCTTTATAATAGGCTCCGTCAAAGGTGCATGCTGTGTTGCATACATATTCTTTTTCTTCGCCTGTAATAGCCGTATCAAGCGTTTCATTTAAGCTTGTAAGTTCCTTATCAAGTTTAGCCTTTTCTTTTTCAAGCTCTGCTCTTTCCAAGGCTAGGGCTTCTTTTTCCTTTTCAAGTTCTGCTCTTTCAGCTTCGAGCTCGGCCCTTAAAGCTGCTGCATCTCCTGTTTCGGCTCCGCCCGATGTTTCATCACTAGCGGTATCTTCACCGTCAAAGGATTCTTCTAAAAGCTCATCGATCTGCTCATCCGTAAAATGAGGATTACTAGCCTTTAGTTCTTCCCTTACTTCATTCTTTGTTTTATTTTTCTTTGCCATAAACTCATCCTCCTTACATTTCGGTATTCAAGATTGCGTGAATCTTGCCCTTGGTAAAAGTTCCTTGAACATCATACTTTACCCTTATGTACCTGCGTAAACCTTTAGGAATGACAAGAGAATAAAAAGGCTCTTTTTGACTTTCAACCAAGACTGCCGTATTAAAGGTAGTCGAGGTAAGTTTGTCATCAAAACTTGTACCGTTTGCACTATCCTGTAAGATAAACTTTAAGGAAGTTCCGCCTTGAAACTTTTCCTTGATTCTAAAGTCAATGCGTTTGCCGTCTGCACTGCAAGAGTCCGTGCCAAAATCTATAGCGTTTTGGCTTTCTGCTGTCGTTGTAATTGCCTGATCGCTTGAAAGCTCCAAGCGTTTATCCAAATAAAGATTAATCATTTTTTTCTCCTTATAAAAACTTTTTATTCAACGGGTAATCGGCATAATTACCGATTACCCGTTATCCATTACACAAGTGCTTGTTCGGTTGAAAGAATTGCATCAACCCTTCGGCATCTTCCCGACCTGATATGAGTAATCATATCGCCCCATGGATCCTCTTTGGTAAATACGGCATTACCCTTGCTCCAAGCGGCC of the Treponema denticola ATCC 35405 genome contains:
- a CDS encoding Bbp16 family capsid cement protein translates to MINLYLDKRLELSSDQAITTTAESQNAIDFGTDSCSADGKRIDFRIKEKFQGGTSLKFILQDSANGTSFDDKLTSTTFNTAVLVESQKEPFYSLVIPKGLRRYIRVKYDVQGTFTKGKIHAILNTEM